From Papaver somniferum cultivar HN1 unplaced genomic scaffold, ASM357369v1 unplaced-scaffold_29, whole genome shotgun sequence, a single genomic window includes:
- the LOC113341476 gene encoding protein trichome birefringence-like 1 produces MILFSIQDYSCTIAFVWSAFLVRYGAVSKSKQETLRLDLIDEQAASAYRDADVLVFDSWHWWVPGKTNNGINFFREGDNLYPKLDIDKAYRKALTTWRRWVDKHIDSNKTQVVFRGFSPTHFIGGTWNTGGGCNLPTKPIPSNETYIKPAPIQLKMLESTLQKMKTPVLYLNVSKLSYYRADAHPSIYRNIYKNYTVQERNKAPQDCSHWCLPGVPDTWNELLYAALLRDGKGNFGKL; encoded by the exons ATGATTTTATTTTCAATCCAGGACTACAGTTGTACAATAGCATTTGTGTGGTCTGCATTTCTAGTTCGCTATGGCGCGGTATCTAAATCAAAACAGGAGACTCTAAGATTGGACTTGATTGATGAGCAAGCAGCATCCGCATACCGTGATGCTGATGTTCTTGTTTTTGACTCATGGCACTGGTGGGTTCCTGGGAAAACCAATAATGG AATTAACTTTTTTCGAGAAGGCGATAACTTGTATCCAAAGCTGGACATAGATAAAGCATACAGAAAAGCCCTTACTACTTGGAGGAGATGGGTTGACAAGCACATTGATTCTAACAAAACCCAAGTTGTTTTCAGAGGATTTTCACCCACCCATTTCAT AGGAGGGACATGGAACACAGGTGGAGGATGCAACTTACCAACAAAGCCAATCCCAAGCAATGAAACATACATAAAACCGGCACCTATACAATTGAAAATGCTAGAAAGCACTCTTCAGAAAATGAAGACTCCTGTTCTGTATCTGAACGTCAGTAAGCTTTCATATTATCGAGCTGACGCACATCCTTCCATATATCGTAATATCTACAAAAACTACACTGTTCAAGAGAGAAATAAAGCTCCTCAGGATTGCAGTCATTGGTGCTTACCAGGCGTACCTGATACATGGAATGAGCTGTTGTATGCTGCTCTTCTGAGAGATGGCAAAGGAAATTTTGGTAAATTGTAA
- the LOC113341367 gene encoding G-type lectin S-receptor-like serine/threonine-protein kinase At2g19130 produces MSTYGLVQCTPDISTSDCERCLLLGVDKMFRLYPPGSDQGGDMTTIRPSCYMKVQFYPFYNITAANASSLSPPARPRKSTALWFSICTGVSLAAVIFIFAIICLCKLLVLRAKEKLNSKTRDGTLVAFTYRELQTVTKNFSQKLGSGGFGSVFKGVLPDSTSIAVRKLEGLRQGEKQFWSEVSTIGMIQHVNLVRLRGFCSEGVKRLLVYEFMPNGSLDSHLFNQKNTEVLDWKTRYQIALGTARGLTYLHEKCRDSIIHCDIKPENILLDAEFNPKIADFGLAKLVSRVLTTMRGTRGYLAPEWISGVAITPKADVYSHGKMSFEIISGKRNFEHFSNDEKISYIPAWTA; encoded by the exons ATGTCAACATATGGGTTAGTTCAATGTACTCCAGATATATCAACAAGTGACTGTGAAAGATGCTTACTTTTAGGTGTAGACAAAATGTTCAGATTGTACCCTCCCGGCAGTGATCAGGGAGGAGATATGACAACTATTAGACCAAGTTGTTATATGAAGGTTCAGTTTTACCCTTTTTACAATATAACAGCAGCAAATGCATCGTCTCTCTCGCCTCCCGCCCGACCACGAAAATCAACAGCCCTGT GGTTCTCAATCTGTACAGGGGTATCACTAGCTGCGGTTATATTCATTTTCGCCATCATCTGCTTATGCAAACTGCTGGTACTGAGAGCAAAGGAGAAACTCAATT CAAAGACGAGGGATGGTACTTTAGTGGCATTTACATATAGAGAATTACAGACTGTTACGAAAAACTTCTCACAGAAGTTGGGTAGTGGAGGTTTTGGTTCCGTCTTTAAAGGGGTATTACCTGACTCAACTTCCATTGCTGTAAGGAAACTTGAAGGCCTCAGGCAAGGTGAGAAGCAGTTCTGGTCAGAAGTGAGCACTATCGGTATGATTCAGCATGTAAATCTCGTTCGCTTACGTGGGTTTTGCTCAGAAGGTGTTAAACGATTACTAGTTTACGAATTCATGCCAAATGGATCTTTGGATTCTCACCTTTTCAATCAAAAGAATACCGAGGTTTTAGATTGGAAGACCAGGTATCAAATAGCACTAGGAACAGCAAGAGGATTGACTTATCTCCATGAGAAATGCAGAGACAGCATCATACATTGTGATATCAAGCCTGAAAACATCCTTTTGGATGCTGAATTCAATCCAAAAATAGCAGATTTTGGTCTAGCCAAGCTCGTCAGTCGAGTCCTAACCACCATGAGAGGAACTAGAGGATACCTTGCGCCAGAATGGATTTCAGGAGTGGCCATCACTCCAAAAGCCGATGTCTACAGCCATGGTAAGATGTCGTTTGAAATTATCTCAGGGAAGAGGAACTTCGAGCATTTCAGTAATGATGAGAAGATTAGTTATATTCCTGCTTGGACTGCG